In Dehalococcoidia bacterium, one genomic interval encodes:
- a CDS encoding ABC transporter substrate-binding protein has product MGGYWDRFSAARIGRRRFLSRAAAAGGSAALLLAGCSGSSSTSTVSDVEGRTASPSEPDVLNPAGPPRRGGRFVTANAASLGTFDPHLGIAVASAYFPRVYNVLVNQSATKPEFLYHDLAESYEIVDELTYVFQLRPGVTIGPNDLDVPERDLDAEDVRVSLERISSTPNAVNYSFASEHIDSVRVDGSAVTVRTTAPYAWFLNRIGQFTNSIAPRELLTGNLDRLAAQAAGAGPFRLTDARESESAKFDRNPNYYRTDPENNGAQLPYVDGLDVLVIFDRATQRTAFETDQVHLLMTGSGEEARALSDAVIARDPFFAYVSFTMNPTRPPFTDPRVRRAISLAIDRQRFVDVVYGGDAQADGLVQWSLGAYALPPDELARLQPYDPEEAKRIVKEVGGIRIKMMYPANTPILEHSSHLPIFIEQLRAADIDVDEDPLEFTTWIDDYLNMRYDCSLALNQTYETPELPLAFHLEGGPFGDQKYVRGLGDPDIEAAVAKVSRTLGFEERVEAVHEAQRVIYEKAPMMLPLVTPYNHLAYRPQVKNIPAGIGTSGYFINTFWMDV; this is encoded by the coding sequence TTGGGCGGCTACTGGGACCGGTTTTCGGCGGCGCGCATCGGGCGCCGGCGCTTTCTGAGCCGCGCTGCTGCGGCCGGTGGCTCGGCGGCGCTCCTGCTCGCCGGGTGCAGCGGCTCGTCGTCTACCTCCACCGTCTCCGACGTTGAAGGCCGCACGGCATCGCCGTCGGAGCCGGACGTGCTCAATCCGGCCGGCCCGCCGCGGCGAGGCGGCCGCTTCGTCACGGCGAACGCCGCGAGCCTGGGCACGTTCGACCCGCACCTCGGCATCGCCGTTGCGTCGGCGTATTTCCCGCGCGTGTATAACGTGCTGGTCAATCAGTCTGCAACCAAGCCCGAGTTCCTCTACCACGACCTCGCCGAGTCGTACGAGATCGTCGATGAGCTGACGTATGTGTTCCAGTTGCGGCCGGGCGTAACGATCGGGCCCAACGACCTGGACGTGCCGGAACGCGATCTGGATGCGGAAGACGTCCGTGTATCGCTCGAGCGCATCAGCTCGACGCCGAACGCCGTGAATTACTCGTTCGCCAGCGAACACATCGACTCCGTGCGCGTCGATGGCAGCGCCGTGACGGTGCGTACCACCGCGCCGTACGCATGGTTCCTCAATCGCATCGGCCAATTCACGAACTCCATCGCCCCGCGCGAACTGTTGACCGGCAACCTCGATCGGCTCGCAGCGCAAGCCGCGGGCGCCGGGCCTTTTCGCTTGACCGACGCGCGCGAGAGCGAATCGGCCAAGTTTGACCGCAACCCGAACTACTACCGCACCGACCCCGAGAACAACGGCGCCCAACTCCCCTACGTCGATGGGCTCGACGTGCTGGTCATCTTCGACCGCGCGACGCAGCGGACGGCATTCGAGACGGATCAGGTGCACCTGCTCATGACCGGCAGCGGCGAGGAAGCGCGCGCCCTCAGCGACGCCGTGATCGCGCGCGACCCATTCTTCGCGTACGTATCGTTCACCATGAACCCGACGCGCCCACCCTTCACCGATCCACGCGTGCGGCGCGCGATCTCTCTGGCAATCGACCGCCAGCGCTTCGTCGACGTCGTGTACGGTGGCGACGCCCAGGCCGACGGTCTGGTGCAATGGTCACTCGGCGCCTACGCGCTCCCGCCCGACGAACTTGCGCGGCTCCAGCCGTACGACCCCGAAGAAGCAAAGCGCATCGTCAAGGAGGTCGGCGGCATCCGCATCAAAATGATGTATCCGGCAAATACGCCGATCCTCGAGCATTCGTCGCACCTGCCGATCTTCATCGAGCAACTGCGCGCGGCGGACATCGACGTCGACGAAGACCCGCTCGAGTTCACGACGTGGATCGACGACTACCTGAACATGCGGTACGACTGCTCGCTCGCCCTCAATCAGACGTACGAGACGCCGGAACTGCCACTCGCGTTTCACCTCGAGGGTGGCCCGTTCGGCGACCAGAAATACGTGCGCGGCCTCGGCGACCCCGATATCGAAGCCGCCGTCGCGAAGGTGAGCCGCACGCTGGGCTTCGAGGAGCGCGTGGAAGCGGTGCACGAGGCGCAGCGCGTGATCTACGAAAAAGCGCCGATGATGCTGCCGCTGGTGACGCCGTATAACCACCTGGCCTACCGGCCGCAGGTCAAGAACATCCCGGCCGGCATCGGCACCTCAGGGTATTTCATCAACACCTTCTGGATGGACGTCTAG